From the Bacillus tuaregi genome, one window contains:
- a CDS encoding TetR/AcrR family transcriptional regulator, with the protein MYSKFLNLDAEKQDRMINAAMKEFAQKGYALASTNQIVKEAGISKGLLFHYFKNKKQLFLFLFDYGYDMIVEEFYQKVDLSIKDFFARSREAIMIKMELLTGYPDVFKFMENALLEDSAEIKDELEKKKKEFLNINLEKFYEGIDYSRFREDVNLKIVLKVINFTLEKLSDEALYEAKLSPTHEFNYEKLRLETEEYFEVLKQCFYKQ; encoded by the coding sequence ATGTATTCAAAGTTTTTGAACCTGGATGCAGAGAAACAAGACCGTATGATCAATGCGGCAATGAAGGAATTTGCTCAAAAGGGATACGCTCTTGCATCGACCAATCAAATCGTAAAAGAGGCAGGGATTTCAAAGGGGTTGCTTTTTCACTATTTCAAAAACAAGAAGCAGTTGTTCTTGTTTTTGTTTGATTATGGCTATGACATGATCGTCGAGGAATTTTATCAAAAGGTCGATTTATCTATAAAGGATTTTTTTGCAAGAAGCAGAGAAGCCATCATGATTAAAATGGAGCTCTTAACAGGCTACCCCGATGTCTTTAAGTTTATGGAAAATGCCCTTTTGGAGGATTCTGCGGAAATCAAGGATGAACTGGAAAAGAAGAAAAAGGAGTTTCTCAATATTAACCTGGAAAAGTTTTATGAAGGGATTGATTATTCTAGATTTCGGGAAGATGTCAATCTGAAAATTGTCCTAAAAGTTATCAATTTTACTCTAGAAAAATTAAGTGATGAGGCTCTGTATGAAGCAAAGCTGTCACCGACACATGAATTTAATTATGAAAAACTCCGTCTTGAGACAGAAGAGTATTTTGAGGTTTTAAAGCAATGCTTTTATAAACAATAA
- a CDS encoding ABC transporter permease subunit: MNMFLHELWANRKSTMIWTISIILISALYMSFYPSFAKDAEEFRRIMAGFPAPVRDLLGLNLSNLFTILGYYSFTLTFITLCGAIQAMNLGTSIISKEVREKTADFLLTKPVSRTAVITAKLLAALTSLFITNIVYLVFAMVMAFQVKTDDFSYSVLIKLSLTVLFIQLIFLALGFLISVIVPKLKSVLPVSLGTVFAFYFLGMFSDEASKRFLSPFKYFDYKYIIKHGSYEAAFLITIGVFFIASIMASYLIYKKKDIHSV; this comes from the coding sequence ATGAATATGTTCCTGCATGAATTATGGGCCAATCGGAAATCAACCATGATCTGGACGATTTCCATCATCCTGATCTCTGCACTATACATGTCGTTTTATCCATCCTTTGCCAAGGATGCAGAGGAATTTAGAAGAATCATGGCGGGCTTTCCTGCACCGGTGCGAGACTTGTTGGGTCTAAACCTATCCAATTTGTTTACGATTCTTGGTTACTATTCCTTTACATTAACGTTTATTACACTTTGTGGCGCCATCCAAGCTATGAATCTCGGAACCTCGATTATCAGTAAGGAGGTACGAGAAAAAACAGCTGATTTTTTGTTAACAAAACCAGTCTCAAGGACGGCTGTGATCACAGCGAAGCTTTTGGCTGCTCTGACATCGCTTTTCATTACGAATATCGTCTATTTAGTCTTTGCCATGGTCATGGCATTCCAGGTTAAAACCGATGATTTTAGCTATTCTGTTTTAATTAAGCTTTCACTTACAGTGCTTTTTATACAATTGATATTTCTGGCCCTTGGTTTTCTTATTTCGGTTATTGTACCGAAACTTAAATCTGTACTTCCAGTCTCGCTTGGCACTGTATTTGCTTTTTATTTTCTCGGAATGTTTAGTGATGAAGCCTCAAAGCGATTTTTATCGCCATTTAAATATTTTGATTACAAATATATTATTAAGCACGGAAGCTATGAAGCAGCTTTTTTAATCACAATTGGAGTTTTTTTCATAGCTTCGATCATGGCCAGCTATCTGATTTATAAGAAAAAGGATATCCATTCTGTTTAA
- a CDS encoding TIGR01777 family oxidoreductase, which yields MKIVIAGGSGFIGQQLTELLCSEGHSVVILTRRKKPSIGQVSYINWLIEGAAPEKEIEQADAFINLAGVSINAGRWNQSHQEQIYDSRMTATDELLRIIEAMPKKPSVFINASAIGRYPASLDHVYTEASTDLANDFLARTVADWEKKAQKAEKYSIRTVFVRFGVVLGNRGGALPLMVLPYKLLLGGTVGSGKQWVSWIHVKDVVRSILFALEHDNVRGPVNITAPSPIRMEQFGQTIGHVLQRPHWFPVPSFIMKIVLGRKSALVLEGQQVIPEVLMKEGFEFMYPSLHVALEDLLLKQ from the coding sequence ATGAAAATCGTCATTGCCGGCGGTTCTGGATTCATTGGACAGCAATTAACTGAGCTTTTATGTTCTGAAGGACATTCGGTTGTGATACTAACAAGAAGGAAAAAGCCGTCTATCGGTCAGGTTTCCTATATCAATTGGTTAATAGAAGGTGCAGCTCCGGAAAAAGAAATAGAGCAGGCAGATGCTTTTATTAATTTGGCAGGTGTTTCGATTAATGCTGGAAGATGGAATCAAAGTCATCAAGAACAAATTTATGATAGCCGTATGACCGCAACGGATGAGCTGTTAAGAATCATTGAAGCTATGCCCAAGAAACCTTCTGTATTCATTAACGCAAGTGCGATAGGTAGGTACCCAGCCTCATTGGATCATGTATACACAGAAGCATCTACCGACCTAGCTAATGATTTTCTCGCTAGGACAGTAGCAGACTGGGAAAAGAAGGCTCAGAAGGCAGAAAAGTACTCTATTCGCACGGTTTTTGTGCGATTTGGTGTTGTGCTGGGAAATAGGGGAGGTGCGCTACCATTGATGGTGCTCCCATATAAATTGCTTCTAGGTGGAACTGTTGGTTCTGGAAAACAATGGGTTTCCTGGATTCATGTGAAGGATGTGGTACGCTCGATTCTCTTTGCCCTAGAGCATGACAATGTTAGAGGACCTGTTAATATCACGGCACCTTCGCCAATCCGCATGGAACAGTTCGGTCAGACAATTGGCCATGTTTTACAGCGTCCCCATTGGTTTCCTGTTCCTTCTTTTATCATGAAGATTGTTCTAGGGCGGAAAAGTGCACTGGTGCTGGAAGGGCAGCAGGTGATACCTGAAGTACTAATGAAGGAAGGGTTTGAATTTATGTATCCGTCCCTTCACGTTGCTTTAGAAGACTTACTTTTAAAACAATAG
- a CDS encoding PadR family transcriptional regulator has protein sequence MFDRELVKGSTSLLLLQLLDERDMYGYELVKELEKRSGNEFSIKEGTLYPALHKLEKQEYIECYWQEQEKGPARKYYRITTAGKEMLQEKTREWNDFVSVINKVIGRKKHGTAEE, from the coding sequence ATGTTTGATCGAGAATTGGTAAAGGGGAGTACATCGCTTTTGCTGCTGCAGCTGCTGGATGAGCGGGATATGTATGGCTACGAGCTTGTTAAGGAACTGGAAAAGAGAAGTGGAAATGAGTTCTCCATAAAAGAAGGTACATTATATCCAGCATTACATAAGCTTGAAAAGCAGGAATATATCGAGTGCTACTGGCAGGAGCAGGAAAAAGGACCGGCCCGAAAGTATTATCGAATTACCACTGCAGGAAAAGAGATGCTCCAGGAAAAAACTCGTGAGTGGAATGATTTTGTTTCCGTCATTAACAAGGTGATAGGGAGAAAAAAACATGGAACGGCTGAAGAATGA
- a CDS encoding GIY-YIG nuclease family protein, which translates to MNPLNDKVKKLPSTAGVYLMKDAQGGIIYVGKSKNLKSRVQSYFYHSKAHSRKIERLVKTVKDIEIIETDTEFEAFMLECQLIKEIKPYFNKLMKNPLSYTYIVINMDEKIHRVEISHSISQNKKQLYFGPFTSKSTVEKAIEGFKDCYKINCSNPNQSSPCLNYTLGLCIGMCQDGAALNQFHSIIDKLISLLNGTDRILLEEMEDKMNAAANNFEFETAAKYRNVMKYLNTLVHKERMIEFTEEDHSIVTMESIGEGCYKLFLIKRNQILYSRMYSVNKEQEDHLWTDLSKDLIEYFQTPYPSAKLSRDEVDSAQIIYNYLKNNNHYAIISEALHQSEDAIKDQLRQLFSIISQDEY; encoded by the coding sequence TTGAATCCTCTTAACGATAAAGTCAAAAAGCTTCCCTCAACAGCTGGAGTCTATCTGATGAAGGATGCTCAGGGCGGTATTATCTATGTCGGTAAATCAAAAAATTTAAAAAGCAGGGTGCAATCCTATTTCTATCACTCCAAAGCCCATTCCCGTAAAATTGAAAGGCTGGTTAAAACGGTAAAGGATATAGAAATTATCGAAACGGATACAGAATTTGAAGCTTTTATGCTAGAGTGTCAATTAATAAAAGAGATAAAGCCTTATTTTAATAAACTTATGAAAAATCCGCTTTCCTATACGTATATTGTCATTAATATGGATGAAAAGATTCATAGAGTTGAAATCAGTCATTCTATTAGTCAAAATAAAAAGCAGCTGTATTTTGGTCCATTCACAAGTAAGAGCACGGTAGAAAAGGCTATCGAAGGATTTAAGGATTGCTACAAAATTAACTGCAGCAATCCCAATCAGAGCTCCCCCTGTTTGAATTACACCCTTGGCTTATGTATTGGCATGTGCCAGGATGGTGCCGCTTTAAATCAGTTTCATTCAATCATTGATAAGCTTATTTCCTTACTAAATGGAACAGATAGGATTCTACTTGAGGAAATGGAAGATAAAATGAATGCTGCAGCGAACAACTTCGAATTTGAAACTGCAGCCAAGTATAGAAATGTAATGAAGTATTTGAATACTTTGGTGCATAAGGAAAGAATGATCGAGTTTACCGAGGAAGATCATTCTATTGTCACGATGGAGTCGATAGGAGAAGGCTGCTATAAACTCTTTCTTATTAAACGGAATCAAATACTATATAGTAGGATGTATTCCGTTAACAAGGAACAGGAAGATCATCTATGGACAGATTTATCAAAGGACCTCATCGAGTATTTCCAGACACCGTATCCTTCAGCAAAGCTTAGCCGTGACGAAGTGGATTCAGCCCAAATAATCTATAATTATCTAAAAAACAATAACCATTATGCAATTATTTCAGAAGCATTACATCAGTCTGAGGATGCTATTAAAGATCAGCTTCGTCAATTATTTTCAATCATTTCACAGGATGAGTATTGA
- a CDS encoding BC1872 family protein: protein MTKTESIARRILGWKLNRWDRWYDYEKGIFINYTDFQPEQDLGHAMLIVEKLEKAGYRFARKSNSEVYFNNVSATGDTLAEAITNAAYNIIELNSVEDTSDVWAQLC, encoded by the coding sequence ATGACAAAAACTGAATCAATTGCTCGTAGAATATTAGGATGGAAGTTAAATAGATGGGATAGATGGTATGATTACGAAAAAGGAATCTTTATCAATTACACAGATTTTCAACCAGAACAAGACTTAGGCCATGCCATGCTAATCGTAGAAAAACTAGAAAAAGCTGGCTATCGATTTGCGAGAAAAAGTAATTCAGAGGTTTACTTTAATAATGTTTCAGCTACAGGAGATACACTGGCAGAAGCTATTACCAACGCTGCCTACAATATCATTGAGCTCAACTCCGTTGAGGATACAAGTGACGTCTGGGCGCAGCTTTGCTAA
- a CDS encoding AAA family ATPase: protein MMLDYETQYIKRVTLNEDRISTYNQFPLNLPVMKNFHDILFHPNVTYIVGENGMGKSTLLEGIAISLGFNPEGGSLNFNFSSYDSHSNLDQFLRIAKGVYRAEDQFFFRAESFYNLATNIEELDREPSIGGRIIDRFGGESLHQQSHGEAFFSAFIERFQGRGLYILDEPEAALSPLRQLSMLARIHELVNQESQFIISTHSPIIMAYPQAKILQLTEEGIMETILEDTNHYRMMKQFFDDKERILHHLFQ from the coding sequence ATGATGCTGGATTATGAAACTCAATATATAAAGCGTGTTACTCTGAATGAAGATAGGATTTCTACATATAATCAATTTCCGCTAAACTTACCTGTTATGAAAAATTTCCATGACATTCTCTTTCATCCAAATGTAACCTATATTGTGGGTGAAAATGGCATGGGAAAATCAACTTTGCTTGAGGGAATCGCCATTTCATTAGGCTTTAATCCAGAGGGCGGGTCATTAAATTTTAATTTTTCAAGTTATGATTCTCATTCAAATTTAGACCAGTTTCTACGCATTGCCAAAGGGGTATATCGAGCAGAGGATCAATTTTTCTTTCGAGCAGAATCCTTCTATAATTTAGCAACCAATATCGAGGAATTAGACAGGGAGCCTAGCATTGGCGGGAGAATTATTGATCGTTTTGGAGGGGAATCATTACACCAGCAATCACATGGAGAGGCTTTTTTCTCTGCTTTTATCGAAAGGTTTCAGGGTAGGGGGCTGTATATTTTGGACGAGCCAGAAGCAGCACTTTCTCCGCTACGACAGCTATCGATGCTAGCGAGAATTCATGAGCTTGTGAATCAAGAGTCACAGTTCATTATCTCAACGCATTCTCCGATTATTATGGCCTACCCACAGGCAAAAATACTACAGCTGACCGAAGAGGGGATTATGGAAACAATCCTTGAAGACACAAATCATTATCGGATGATGAAGCAATTCTTTGATGATAAAGAACGGATATTGCACCATTTGTTTCAATAA
- a CDS encoding 3D domain-containing protein gives MKRKWLSALAATTFILVGTNQVQAEQIVVEKGDTLWGIAQENKVTVESIKEWNQLSSDIIHPDDLLEVSPIIQLLVTKGDTLWDISQMYGVSVDDIKKWNELSSDLIHPGLDLKIHTAEKLEEYVTEKAVSEANSTVENAPKPAPEQAATTEPVVQAEVMAEPEPQGKEIMVEATAYTAECEGCSGITKTGVDLKTNPDAKVIAVDPAVIPLGSKVHVEGYGFATAEDIGGAIDGNEIDVYVKDHQDALQWGRKEVKVTILD, from the coding sequence TTGAAACGTAAATGGTTATCGGCTCTTGCCGCAACAACTTTTATATTAGTAGGAACAAATCAAGTACAGGCCGAACAAATTGTGGTAGAAAAAGGGGATACATTATGGGGGATTGCACAGGAAAATAAGGTTACTGTTGAATCGATAAAAGAATGGAATCAGCTTTCAAGCGATATCATTCACCCGGATGATCTTCTTGAGGTATCTCCGATTATTCAATTGCTTGTAACAAAGGGAGATACACTATGGGATATTTCACAAATGTATGGCGTATCAGTTGATGATATAAAGAAATGGAATGAGCTCTCTTCTGATCTTATCCATCCTGGATTAGATTTAAAGATTCATACAGCAGAAAAACTAGAGGAATACGTGACAGAAAAAGCTGTATCGGAAGCTAATTCAACCGTAGAAAATGCTCCGAAACCAGCTCCGGAACAAGCAGCAACAACAGAACCAGTGGTGCAGGCCGAGGTTATGGCAGAACCTGAACCACAAGGGAAAGAAATCATGGTTGAGGCAACAGCCTATACAGCAGAATGTGAAGGCTGCTCAGGCATCACCAAAACAGGTGTTGACTTAAAGACGAACCCCGATGCAAAGGTCATTGCTGTTGACCCGGCTGTCATTCCTCTAGGCTCAAAGGTTCATGTGGAGGGCTATGGCTTTGCAACTGCTGAGGATATCGGCGGAGCCATCGATGGAAATGAAATTGATGTGTACGTTAAAGATCATCAGGATGCTCTTCAATGGGGAAGAAAGGAAGTAAAAGTAACGATTCTTGATTAA
- a CDS encoding ABC transporter ATP-binding protein: protein MNVIEINHLTKTYGKSRGITDVSFTVEEGEIFGFIGPNGAGKSTTIRTLLSLIYPTSGSAKIFGKDCVKYAPEIKKQIGYLPSEVFYYDNMKVMDLLKYSASFYKKDCTRRIKELAEIMDLDLTKKIDDLSLGNKKKVGIVQGLLHEPKLIILDEPTSGLDPLMQQKFFDLLEQENQKGATILFSSHILSEVQRLCNRVAIIKEGKIVTVEKIKTLQENNYKKFKIETSHKVDLNIFQLPGVTKLEGEGNTISFLFKGNLNTVLKKLSEITIANLWIEEPDLEEIFLHYYEKEA from the coding sequence ATGAATGTCATTGAAATCAACCATCTTACCAAAACCTATGGCAAGTCAAGAGGGATTACGGATGTCAGCTTTACTGTTGAAGAAGGTGAGATTTTCGGATTTATAGGTCCAAACGGTGCCGGAAAATCAACAACCATTCGTACGTTACTATCGTTGATTTACCCTACAAGCGGAAGTGCCAAGATATTTGGAAAGGATTGTGTTAAATACGCTCCTGAAATCAAAAAGCAAATCGGTTATTTGCCTTCAGAGGTTTTTTACTATGACAATATGAAGGTGATGGATCTCTTAAAATATTCGGCTAGCTTTTATAAAAAAGACTGCACCAGAAGAATTAAAGAATTAGCAGAAATCATGGACCTTGATCTAACGAAAAAAATTGATGATTTATCCTTAGGAAATAAAAAGAAGGTCGGAATTGTCCAAGGTCTGCTTCATGAGCCAAAACTGATTATTCTTGATGAACCGACAAGCGGATTAGATCCTTTAATGCAACAGAAGTTCTTTGATTTACTAGAACAGGAGAATCAAAAGGGAGCAACGATTTTATTTTCCTCCCATATTTTAAGCGAGGTCCAACGGCTTTGTAATCGCGTGGCCATCATTAAAGAGGGGAAAATCGTTACGGTTGAAAAAATTAAAACCTTACAGGAAAACAACTACAAAAAGTTTAAAATTGAAACCTCTCATAAGGTGGACCTAAACATCTTTCAGCTACCAGGCGTGACGAAGCTGGAAGGGGAGGGCAATACCATTAGCTTTTTGTTTAAGGGCAACCTGAATACGGTACTAAAAAAGCTCTCTGAAATCACTATTGCTAATCTCTGGATAGAAGAGCCAGACCTTGAAGAAATCTTCCTGCATTACTATGAAAAGGAGGCATAA
- a CDS encoding HAAS signaling domain-containing protein, translated as MERLKNEFLNKLSESLGCHSEKETILLEYEAHLDELLLELDSFENESDVLDQIYLRFGTPNEIAAMWKEELSVTPSNMKWLFFAVNILFFGSGSVLTLAHNVFDWDWLTTLWAQLTSFPILIAFIYMFFWALLGYEMGKGFGHKGKRLMKRTFLLALIPNLTLMVLTVFQLIPYEWFYPLLTETFIALCILLTILLYPICLISYQWGKKASI; from the coding sequence ATGGAACGGCTGAAGAATGAGTTTTTGAATAAGCTCTCCGAGTCACTTGGCTGCCATTCTGAAAAAGAGACCATTCTATTGGAATATGAAGCACATTTGGATGAACTACTATTAGAACTCGATTCATTTGAAAATGAATCAGACGTACTAGACCAAATCTATTTAAGATTCGGGACACCGAACGAAATCGCCGCCATGTGGAAAGAGGAGCTGTCTGTTACACCGAGTAATATGAAATGGCTGTTTTTTGCTGTGAACATTCTATTTTTTGGTAGTGGCTCTGTCCTCACATTGGCACATAACGTGTTTGATTGGGATTGGCTGACAACTCTTTGGGCACAGCTAACATCCTTTCCTATCTTAATTGCTTTTATTTACATGTTTTTTTGGGCTTTGCTTGGCTATGAAATGGGTAAGGGCTTTGGGCATAAGGGAAAGAGACTGATGAAGAGGACTTTTCTGTTAGCATTAATTCCGAATTTAACCTTGATGGTTTTAACGGTTTTCCAGTTAATTCCGTATGAGTGGTTTTACCCTTTGTTAACCGAAACATTTATCGCTCTATGCATTTTGCTCACTATTCTTTTATATCCGATTTGTCTTATCAGTTATCAGTGGGGGAAAAAAGCTTCTATATAA
- a CDS encoding ABC transporter permease subunit — MNIFLKELKSLRKSLIIWSIGSILMVVSGMGKYDVYASQGQSINEMLRGIPKSLRAVLGFSEVDVSTLSGYYSILFIYLLLMATIHAVMLGANIIAKEECDKTSEFLFVKPVSRNSIVTAKLLAALTNIIIFNLVTAGSLLIILSQYHTNGENVNEMVVSTMVGMLLLQLLFMVIGSALASVKKKPKTAASQASGVLLLTYLISVLIDLNENLEGLKYVTPFKYFEAKNVILGNGLEPIYMVLTSILIIGFTIVTYIFFKKRDLNV; from the coding sequence ATGAATATCTTTTTAAAAGAATTGAAATCCTTGAGGAAATCGTTGATTATTTGGAGTATTGGTTCCATTTTAATGGTTGTATCGGGAATGGGGAAATACGACGTCTATGCATCCCAAGGGCAATCGATTAATGAGATGCTAAGGGGCATACCAAAATCGTTAAGAGCGGTATTAGGCTTTAGTGAGGTCGATGTATCAACACTCAGCGGCTATTATTCGATTTTATTTATTTACTTATTATTAATGGCAACCATTCATGCTGTTATGCTTGGAGCTAATATCATTGCCAAAGAGGAGTGTGACAAAACGTCTGAATTCCTGTTTGTTAAGCCTGTTTCAAGAAACAGCATTGTGACAGCCAAACTGTTGGCAGCCCTAACGAATATCATCATCTTTAATCTCGTTACCGCGGGCTCGTTGTTGATTATTTTAAGTCAGTATCATACCAATGGCGAGAATGTAAATGAAATGGTTGTTAGCACCATGGTTGGTATGCTGCTTTTACAGCTGTTATTCATGGTCATTGGCAGTGCACTTGCCTCTGTGAAAAAGAAACCTAAAACAGCAGCGTCCCAAGCATCAGGTGTTCTTTTGTTAACCTATCTCATTTCTGTTCTAATTGATTTAAACGAAAACCTGGAAGGTCTTAAATATGTAACACCCTTTAAATATTTCGAGGCTAAAAACGTTATCCTGGGCAACGGACTGGAGCCCATCTATATGGTCCTCACTAGCATCCTCATCATTGGATTCACTATTGTGACTTATATCTTCTTTAAAAAACGAGACTTAAATGTATGA
- a CDS encoding DUF1643 domain-containing protein, with protein MVDYVYAEQLKKEFKVVSSFYNQKVKGKLFQCRNHAYVIRKGNRLNHEVNATLILMNPGTSAPARKEAFVPTLIRELPICIPYIEAKPDPTQYQVMRLMKVKGWNRVSILNLSDLCAGNTEDFKKLIQAAEACGFHFHSIFTPEREKELQSQLSTANGPILLAWGTNEILETLAEQALEKLPSDRITGIQSTNKPFYYHINPILKQKQIELLTKIQEIV; from the coding sequence ATGGTAGATTATGTTTATGCCGAACAATTGAAGAAAGAGTTTAAGGTCGTTTCCAGCTTTTACAACCAGAAGGTAAAGGGGAAGCTATTTCAATGCCGAAACCATGCCTATGTGATTCGGAAAGGGAATAGATTGAATCATGAAGTCAATGCCACTTTGATTCTCATGAACCCTGGAACCTCCGCACCGGCCCGTAAAGAAGCCTTTGTACCTACTCTTATTCGAGAGCTGCCAATCTGTATTCCTTATATTGAGGCGAAACCGGACCCAACACAATATCAGGTGATGCGGTTAATGAAGGTAAAGGGCTGGAATCGTGTATCCATTCTAAATCTATCCGATTTATGCGCCGGAAATACGGAGGATTTTAAAAAGCTGATTCAAGCAGCTGAAGCCTGCGGTTTTCATTTTCACAGTATTTTTACACCAGAAAGAGAGAAAGAGCTTCAATCCCAGCTCTCAACAGCAAACGGTCCCATTCTTCTCGCCTGGGGAACAAATGAAATACTTGAAACCCTGGCAGAACAAGCCTTAGAAAAACTACCCTCAGACCGCATAACTGGAATCCAATCTACCAACAAACCTTTCTACTACCACATCAACCCCATACTGAAACAAAAACAAATCGAACTCTTAACCAAAATACAGGAGATCGTTTGA
- a CDS encoding DUF4153 domain-containing protein produces the protein MEIKMKQQDWIFFLLCLLLGIVAEEALFRGQIGVSYFVFIVVFYSIFFWRFRSFSFSHQRIGYFLLIIIWILAAGYYLYDTALFYGLNILVIPGLVILHLVLITSPKTMKWNQLFFSPYIILRLMDGIRYNYHFTKSAAVKSKGNKGEERFLVWKKILIGILISVPILFIILNLLIEADSQFDRLVGRLPELLSLRVDYIFRVVIILIYAFGFFGFLQALSQKRTPVKELAVRPVIMDGVITITVLVLLDLVYILFVAVQFKYFFSGSLEAGFTYAEYARRGFFELLFVTLINLTVIIGVICLSKDVHGYLKQSIRTALSILVLSSGVILVSAFMRMALYEEVYGFTFTRILVHSFMLFLLVIFAYTLVKIWLEKLSLFHFYFIASLLYYAGINVVNIDQMVVDRNLSRYEETGKIDIQYLHYLSSTGRLGLIELYEKHPQTPGLKELLTQQKAEREYSNSNSWQSYNVTRQRVYEELSKLDL, from the coding sequence ATGGAGATAAAAATGAAACAACAGGATTGGATATTCTTTTTGCTTTGTTTACTGCTTGGAATCGTTGCGGAAGAAGCCCTTTTTAGGGGACAAATCGGAGTATCGTACTTTGTTTTTATTGTCGTTTTTTATTCGATCTTTTTCTGGAGATTCCGATCGTTCTCATTTTCACATCAGCGCATCGGATATTTTTTGCTCATCATCATCTGGATCTTGGCTGCAGGCTATTATCTGTATGATACAGCACTTTTTTATGGATTAAATATCTTGGTCATTCCGGGACTCGTTATTCTGCATCTTGTTTTAATCACGTCGCCGAAAACCATGAAATGGAATCAGCTTTTCTTTAGTCCATATATTATTCTTCGCCTTATGGATGGGATTCGCTACAATTATCACTTTACTAAATCCGCTGCCGTAAAGAGTAAGGGAAACAAAGGGGAAGAGCGATTTCTTGTGTGGAAAAAAATCCTAATCGGTATTCTAATTTCAGTACCTATTTTATTTATTATTCTAAACCTATTGATTGAGGCGGATAGTCAATTTGATAGATTGGTAGGACGTCTTCCAGAGCTATTAAGCCTTCGGGTCGACTATATTTTCCGTGTGGTGATTATCCTTATCTATGCATTTGGCTTCTTCGGATTCCTGCAGGCTCTTTCTCAAAAAAGGACTCCTGTTAAGGAGCTTGCTGTTAGGCCTGTGATCATGGATGGCGTCATTACCATAACCGTATTGGTTCTTCTAGATTTGGTATACATCCTATTTGTTGCCGTCCAGTTTAAATATTTCTTCAGCGGTTCGCTTGAAGCCGGCTTCACTTATGCAGAATATGCTCGGCGCGGTTTCTTTGAATTACTGTTCGTGACACTCATTAACTTAACGGTAATAATCGGGGTGATTTGCTTGTCAAAGGATGTTCATGGATATTTGAAGCAATCTATCCGTACGGCCTTAAGCATTCTTGTCCTCTCAAGTGGTGTCATTCTTGTTTCCGCCTTTATGCGCATGGCACTGTATGAGGAGGTATATGGCTTTACCTTTACAAGGATTCTCGTTCATTCATTTATGCTGTTTTTGCTGGTTATTTTTGCTTATACTCTAGTGAAAATTTGGTTAGAGAAGCTTTCCTTGTTCCATTTTTATTTCATCGCTTCACTCCTATATTATGCAGGGATCAATGTAGTCAATATTGATCAAATGGTAGTCGATCGCAATCTGAGTCGATATGAGGAAACAGGCAAAATCGATATTCAATATTTACATTACCTGTCCTCGACCGGTAGACTGGGACTTATCGAACTTTATGAAAAGCATCCACAGACACCCGGGTTGAAGGAACTGCTAACGCAACAAAAAGCTGAAAGGGAATATTCCAATAGCAACTCATGGCAATCCTATAATGTAACTCGTCAAAGGGTTTATGAAGAGCTTAGTAAGCTAGATTTATAG